CAACTTAGAAATAATCTACAAGCAACAGTCTGTTCGCCCCCCATCCCCCAATAAGTCCGCAAACATGGTGTTCGGCAGGCAGCAACGAACACCCATCAGACCCCTTTGATGGCGTTGGTCATCTGATCCACAAAAGAGCTGCCCTCGAGCTGTGCCTCGCTACGCTCTGCAGCAACATCAAGCCGGTCGATGTAGGCAAGCGTGGCACGCTTGTTGCTCAGCAACAGCTCCCCACCAAGCAGCACCTCGTCAAGGATGAAGTACGCACGGTGAAAGTTGAAGATCAAGTCGAGCTCGCATACATTGCCGAAGTACTGATCCAGCACCTCGACAAAGTGGTGGATGATCTCCAGCGTAATCAGCTCATTGTCTGTCTTGTCGACGCAGGCGATGAAGTACAGAGAGGCGTAGCGGCGGCAAACGTACTTTCGGCCCTCAATCTCGAACATGTTCGACAGCCGAGCAGAGCGGCCAAGCGCCGCCTGGCACACTTCGCGGATGATTTTTGTCTGCTCCTTCTGCGAGAGCGTCACGTACCATTTGGAGAGTCTTATCTTGCCTTGGCGGCtcatcagcagcaggaaCTGAATCATCTCGCCCACACGCGGGGCAGGCATGCGACAAAGGTATTCCTTTCGTGTGTATGTTGCTTGCCCTTGCCGTGCTGTGCTTCCTTCTCCGTTATTGATTGCGATGCACGCGCGCTTTGcggctctctccctcacacTTTCGCTCTCGAGCGTGCGAGGATGGTGATGATGCGGGGCGGGGTCGGGAGGAACAAAGGGCATCCGAATGGTGTGTAGGTAGGCGTGTTCGAGGGTGAGACGTTGCATGGGCCATTtgttcgccgccgcagaaGGAAAGAGTAAACCATGCCAGCCACAGTAGGttggggaggagagggtcGGAGACGCTGAGGACGCGGCTTTCGGCGAGCCGGGCAGGCGCCAACGGCATTCTCGCGGTCCCTCGCCACATGGCTCACTCACAAGGCATTTTTCGTTTCGCTTGAGTTTGCTTCTTTCTACTATCGGCATTCATGCGAAAACTCGCAGCGCATTGTTGcggtccgccgccgcctttccGAAGGGCTCAACACACGACTTTCAAGGCACTACAAGGACAAGACAAATGCCCTTACACGACCCCTCGACAGGCACTAGGCCATGCACGCCGCGCGGCATCCCCACTTGCACCACCAGCTACGGCGAAGCCAACAGTGCGGCGCTGCAAGTTCGCTCCGTTCGCCACGTGCATGTCGGCATGCGATTCACTGTTTTTGGAGCATGCAtcacaccgccgccgaagcggcggcgtttGACCGTCTCACCGAAAGCGTACATTGCGGGCCAAAGGGGAGCTGGGTGGCGCCTTCAGCAGTCCGCGGCGATTGTGCATGCGCGCCTTACGAGCCTCGTCGTGCATCCGAACGGCACACTCAGCCGCCACGGTGCCGTTAAGCCCATGAGCGGCGAGCCCACCATTTGTATAGGCAACAGTTCCCTCGTTCGACAGTGTAGGGGTAATGCACTGCTTGCGCAGCCAGCGCTGCGAGGCCGCGCGGCCGCTGGCCTTGTCCGCCGCTCGATGGGCTTCGTATCGATGGTTCAGATACTCGCGCCCGAAGTCTGTGCGCAGAACGTACTCTAAACGATATACGTACTCGGAGATGCGCTCAAAGATCAGCTCGGACATGAGCaggcgtgccgcgcgcgctgccaAGGTGGTCAGGTAGGCGTTGTGCTTGTGGTCCTGAAAGATGATCGGCGGGGGGCTCGTATCCTCTGGAGCGAGGGCCCAGCGGAGGGAGCCGAGGATGGCGCGGGGCATGGCGGCGCTCAAGGAGCGCATTGCCATGGATTGCCCGGTCGACAAGGCTGCATCGCTAGTCCCACCTTCAGCGCCTTCGCCGAGAgtctcttcgccgccggtgccgcccgTCGCGTCATCGCTTgccgcaacgccgtcgaACTCCTCTACCGACGATAAAACTGAAATGAGCTCTGGGCTCAACCCTCGGTGTTGCAGCAAGGAGACCGGCACCAGC
The nucleotide sequence above comes from Leishmania donovani BPK282A1 complete genome, chromosome 29. Encoded proteins:
- a CDS encoding clathrin coat assembly protein ap19, putative; amino-acid sequence: MIQFLLLMSRQGKIRLSKWYVTLSQKEQTKIIREVCQAALGRSARLSNMFEIEGRKYVCRRYASLYFIACVDKTDNELITLEIIHHFVEVLDQYFGNVCELDLIFNFHRAYFILDEVLLGGELLLSNKRATLAYIDRLDVAAERSEAQLEGSSFVDQMTNAIKGV